From the genome of Candidatus Nealsonbacteria bacterium, one region includes:
- a CDS encoding NTP transferase domain-containing protein, with protein MIKAVILAGGNGVRMNPLTLTRPKPLMPVVNKTIIEHNLDQLEGLVKEVIIVIGYKGDMIKSLIGDNYGKIKVSYVVQEHQLGTADAAKQAVHLLEDKFILMNGDDLYFREDIKKCLKKYPSILVGRVTTPSFFGVVDCYNDFVRGLIEKPETSDPNVFVNTGFYFLDKSIFDFNIEKSLRGEYEFTDYIKAFILNHRLYFRETDKWIPVSYPWNLLGANEFILSSLRRDIRGKVEKGCTINGSVVIEKGAYIKSGTYIEGPAFIRSGAIIGPNAYIRGKTVVGENTRIGANVEIKNSMIGNNTFIPHLSYVGDSIIGDNCNIGAGSIMANFRFDQSSIKVMIKDEMVDSGREKLGVVIGNNSSIGVNSSLMPGVLIGSDSIVGPHSLVKKNVVQGSKYFSEFGESIK; from the coding sequence ATGATTAAAGCAGTAATATTAGCCGGTGGCAATGGTGTAAGAATGAACCCATTAACTCTTACTAGACCGAAGCCATTGATGCCGGTAGTCAATAAAACAATAATTGAGCATAACTTAGATCAATTAGAAGGATTGGTTAAAGAAGTGATTATAGTTATTGGATATAAGGGAGATATGATTAAGTCTTTAATTGGTGATAATTATGGGAAAATTAAAGTTAGCTATGTAGTCCAAGAGCATCAACTGGGGACCGCTGATGCAGCCAAACAAGCAGTTCATTTATTAGAGGATAAGTTCATTCTTATGAATGGAGACGATCTTTATTTTAGGGAAGATATTAAAAAATGTCTTAAGAAATACCCTTCAATATTAGTAGGTAGGGTTACTACTCCATCTTTTTTTGGTGTTGTTGATTGCTATAATGACTTTGTACGGGGATTGATTGAGAAGCCTGAGACCTCAGATCCAAACGTCTTCGTTAATACCGGTTTTTATTTTCTAGATAAATCTATTTTTGATTTTAATATTGAGAAATCATTACGCGGAGAATATGAGTTTACCGATTATATTAAAGCGTTTATTTTAAATCATCGTCTTTATTTTAGGGAAACTGACAAATGGATACCTGTTTCATATCCTTGGAACTTACTTGGTGCCAATGAATTTATTCTATCTAGCCTTAGAAGAGATATTAGAGGAAAGGTAGAAAAAGGATGTACTATTAATGGCAGTGTGGTTATTGAAAAAGGGGCTTATATAAAGAGCGGAACATATATTGAGGGACCTGCTTTTATAAGATCGGGGGCTATTATTGGCCCTAACGCCTATATCAGAGGCAAAACCGTAGTTGGGGAGAATACAAGAATAGGAGCTAATGTAGAGATTAAAAATTCAATGATTGGTAATAATACTTTTATTCCTCATTTGAGCTATGTTGGTGATTCAATAATAGGAGATAACTGTAATATTGGTGCCGGATCAATAATGGCCAATTTCCGTTTTGATCAAAGCAGTATAAAGGTTATGATAAAAGACGAAATGGTTGATTCAGGCAGAGAAAAACTAGGAGTTGTTATTGGAAATAATAGCAGTATAGGTGTGAATTCATCTTTAATGCCGGGAGTCTTGATTGGATCTGATTCCATAGTTGGACCACACTCATTGGTTAAAAAAAATGTTGTCCAAGGGAGTAAATATTTTTCTGAATTCGGAGAATCTATTAAATGA
- a CDS encoding serine hydroxymethyltransferase, translating into MKELKKVDPKIYNLIKEEKERRQNGLEMIPSENHTSPAVLAPLSSILNDKYAEGYPGKRYYGGNEVIDKVESLCQERAQKLFNVPYVNVQPYSGSPANQAVYFALLNPGDKVLGMNLLAGGHLTHGWKVNFSGKHFKSFYYGVREKDGLIDYEGAAEVVKKEKPKLIWVGATAYPRVFDWKKFRMIADLTGAYLCADIAHIAGLIIAEAHPSPVPYVDIVTTTTHKTLRGPRGGMIMVTSRGIKKDKDLPSKINKAVFPGLQGGPHEHQIAGIAVCLKEASTPAFKKYAHQIVKNSRALAEGLTKAGFTLVTGGSDNHLLLVDLRSKGTTGQRAQDLLDEAGITVNKNAIPFDPNPPFNPSGIRLGTPAITTRGMKEKEMKKIAAWIDEVISADNKNTCKKVKSEIKKLCKDFPIK; encoded by the coding sequence ATGAAGGAATTAAAAAAAGTTGATCCGAAGATTTATAATTTAATAAAAGAAGAAAAAGAGCGACGACAAAATGGTCTTGAGATGATACCTTCAGAGAATCATACTTCTCCAGCGGTTTTAGCACCATTATCATCAATTCTAAATGATAAATATGCTGAAGGATATCCCGGAAAAAGATATTACGGTGGAAATGAAGTCATTGATAAAGTAGAGTCATTATGCCAGGAGAGAGCACAGAAACTTTTCAATGTGCCTTATGTTAATGTCCAACCTTATTCTGGTTCTCCGGCCAATCAAGCTGTCTATTTTGCACTGCTAAATCCAGGAGACAAAGTTTTAGGAATGAATCTTCTTGCCGGAGGTCATTTGACCCATGGTTGGAAAGTAAATTTTTCAGGAAAGCACTTTAAATCTTTCTATTACGGAGTTAGAGAAAAAGATGGATTAATAGATTACGAAGGGGCAGCCGAGGTGGTTAAAAAAGAAAAACCAAAACTTATTTGGGTTGGGGCTACAGCATATCCTCGAGTATTTGATTGGAAGAAATTTAGAATGATTGCCGATTTAACAGGGGCTTATCTATGTGCTGATATCGCGCATATCGCCGGATTAATTATTGCTGAAGCTCATCCTAGTCCAGTTCCTTACGTTGATATTGTTACCACAACAACACACAAGACCTTAAGGGGACCAAGGGGAGGAATGATTATGGTCACCAGTAGAGGGATAAAGAAAGACAAAGATTTGCCCTCTAAGATTAATAAAGCTGTTTTCCCTGGCCTTCAGGGGGGTCCTCATGAGCATCAAATCGCAGGCATTGCAGTTTGTTTAAAGGAAGCATCAACGCCGGCTTTTAAAAAGTATGCTCATCAAATTGTGAAGAATAGCCGGGCTTTAGCTGAAGGACTAACAAAGGCCGGATTCACTCTAGTTACCGGTGGAAGTGATAATCATCTTCTTTTGGTCGATCTTAGGAGTAAAGGAACTACAGGCCAACGAGCTCAAGATCTTTTAGATGAAGCAGGTATTACAGTTAACAAGAATGCAATTCCTTTTGATCCGAATCCTCCGTTTAACCCATCTGGTATTCGTTTGGGCACTCCAGCTATTACCACTAGGGGAATGAAAGAAAAAGAAATGAAAAAGATTGCAGCATGGATTGATGAAGTTATTTCAGCTGATAACAAGAATACCTGTAAGAAAGTAAAAAGTGAGATTAAAAAACTTTGCAAAGATTTTCCAATCAAATGA
- a CDS encoding bifunctional 5,10-methylenetetrahydrofolate dehydrogenase/5,10-methenyltetrahydrofolate cyclohydrolase — translation MQRFSNQMILDGRKIADEILLRIRERVDKEKLSLKLSVVLVGDNKVSLSYISQKKESCIKAGVDFNLFQFNGDISQDDLKKEIEEINKKSSGVIIQLPLPSSLKSQEVLNMIPKEKDIDILSEDRLGKYYAGDFYFLPPVVGAVAHVISKEKISIKDKYIVLVGSGKLVGKPLSIWLMAEGATISVLNKGTKDLESFIKKADIIISGAGSSNLIKGEMIKDGVIAIDAGSSIEVSRVSGDFENKTVAKKASLFLPVPGGIGPITTACLIDNLIKLNELYGN, via the coding sequence TTGCAAAGATTTTCCAATCAAATGATATTAGATGGTAGAAAAATAGCTGATGAAATATTGCTTAGAATTAGAGAGAGGGTTGATAAAGAGAAGCTGTCGCTAAAGCTCTCGGTAGTTTTAGTAGGGGATAATAAAGTTTCTCTTTCCTATATCTCTCAGAAAAAAGAATCCTGCATTAAAGCCGGAGTTGATTTTAACCTTTTTCAATTTAATGGGGATATATCTCAAGACGATCTTAAAAAAGAGATAGAAGAAATAAATAAGAAATCATCTGGGGTAATAATTCAACTGCCACTTCCTTCAAGTCTAAAAAGTCAGGAAGTTTTAAATATGATACCCAAAGAAAAAGATATTGATATTCTTTCTGAAGATCGACTTGGTAAATACTATGCGGGTGACTTCTATTTTTTGCCACCAGTAGTGGGAGCAGTGGCACACGTTATCTCTAAAGAAAAAATATCAATAAAAGATAAGTATATTGTTTTGGTGGGTTCTGGAAAATTAGTCGGCAAGCCTTTATCTATATGGTTAATGGCAGAGGGGGCAACAATTTCTGTTTTAAACAAGGGAACTAAAGATCTGGAATCATTTATCAAAAAGGCTGATATTATTATCTCTGGTGCAGGCAGTTCTAACTTAATAAAAGGTGAAATGATAAAAGACGGGGTAATAGCTATTGATGCTGGTTCTAGTATTGAAGTTAGTAGAGTTTCTGGTGATTTTGAAAATAAAACAGTAGCTAAAAAGGCTTCATTATTTCTTCCGGTTCCGGGTGGTATTGGGCCGATAACAACAGCATGTCTTATTGACAACCTAATTAAACTAAATGAACTTTATGGGAATTAA
- a CDS encoding phosphatase PAP2 family protein, which yields MGINLFIFNVLNSLAFRYVYLDSLIIFTAKYLPYVLILAVFGFLLKDFKRYKLLPFFSFFSAVFANYGITDAIRYFSYNAPPFIERGITPLFDHTDRSSFPSGHASFLFALSTIIYFYNKKAGCWFFVLSFLVSISRVIGGIHWPFDILFGAFIGVLTSILIWKIKEPFIKYIKGFGKLKSN from the coding sequence ATGGGAATTAATCTTTTTATCTTTAATGTCTTAAATTCGTTAGCTTTTAGATATGTTTATTTAGATAGCTTAATCATTTTTACTGCTAAATATTTGCCTTATGTTTTAATTTTAGCAGTTTTTGGTTTTCTTCTAAAAGATTTTAAAAGATATAAATTGTTGCCGTTCTTTTCTTTTTTTTCAGCGGTTTTTGCTAATTATGGAATAACAGATGCGATTAGATATTTTTCTTATAACGCTCCTCCATTTATTGAAAGGGGAATAACCCCTCTTTTTGACCATACAGACAGATCATCTTTTCCATCGGGCCACGCATCTTTCCTTTTTGCTTTATCAACTATTATTTATTTCTATAACAAAAAAGCGGGATGCTGGTTTTTTGTTTTAAGTTTCCTGGTCAGTATTTCGCGGGTTATCGGAGGAATTCATTGGCCTTTTGATATTTTATTCGGAGCATTTATAGGGGTTTTGACATCTATTCTTATTTGGAAAATAAAAGAACCCTTCATTAAATATATCAAGGGCTTTGGGAAACTAAAAAGTAATTAG
- a CDS encoding YvcK family protein, giving the protein MSNSLEKKIVCLGGGNAMPRAILSELKKHPVSISAICAMLDSGGSAGRLRKDYKIISPGDIRRAFLALANTSPAVENLFNFRFEGGDLKGHNFANLFITALELSTNDYEKTIREIKRILNIKHEVLPATLDKSHLYAVLKNGKIISGETNIDIPKHNGSLKIKRVFLKPKARAYPKALDAIRKADIIVIGPGDLYSSLAQILLTEGTAEAIKKSKAKKVYICNLMTKYGETNDYTVEEFAEKIEGLIGKSLDYVIYNNKVNIESRVKEYRKKNKELLGLVKFGSKLDKNKFIGVNVITSSGDIIHDPKKLTKIILKI; this is encoded by the coding sequence ATGTCTAATAGCTTGGAGAAAAAGATTGTTTGTCTTGGAGGGGGTAATGCAATGCCTAGGGCTATATTATCTGAGTTGAAAAAGCATCCCGTCTCAATATCTGCTATTTGCGCAATGCTTGATTCAGGCGGGTCAGCAGGAAGATTAAGAAAAGATTACAAGATTATATCGCCGGGTGATATAAGAAGAGCTTTCTTGGCTTTAGCTAATACCTCCCCAGCAGTTGAAAATTTATTTAATTTTAGATTTGAAGGAGGAGACCTGAAAGGGCATAATTTTGCCAATCTCTTTATTACAGCTCTAGAGTTAAGTACTAATGATTACGAAAAGACAATTAGGGAGATTAAAAGAATTTTAAACATCAAGCATGAGGTTCTTCCTGCTACCCTAGACAAGTCTCATCTCTATGCAGTTTTGAAAAATGGTAAAATAATTAGCGGGGAAACCAATATTGATATCCCTAAACACAACGGCTCATTAAAGATTAAAAGAGTATTTTTGAAGCCGAAAGCTAGGGCTTATCCCAAAGCACTTGATGCTATTAGAAAAGCAGATATTATTGTAATAGGGCCTGGAGATCTTTATTCTTCCCTTGCTCAAATCTTACTAACCGAAGGGACAGCCGAGGCAATTAAGAAAAGTAAGGCTAAGAAAGTATATATTTGCAATTTGATGACCAAGTATGGAGAGACCAATGATTATACGGTTGAAGAATTTGCCGAGAAGATAGAAGGCTTAATTGGTAAATCGCTTGATTATGTGATTTATAATAATAAGGTAAATATTGAAAGTAGGGTAAAAGAATACAGAAAGAAAAACAAGGAACTATTAGGGTTAGTTAAATTTGGGAGCAAGTTAGATAAGAATAAGTTTATAGGTGTTAATGTTATAACCTCCTCTGGAGACATAATTCATGATCCTAAGAAGTTAACAAAGATAATTTTAAAGATATGA